TGACGTGCAGGTGGCGCGGTGGGAGGAAGTAGCAGTCCAGACGTCCAAGGAGGAGGTCCACGGCCGCATCCCACAGCAGAAAGCGTTTCAGCATGACGCGCGGTTGGCGTCCCCACACATTAACCACCAGATGAACCACGATCAGTGAGTCACCCGAGCCGACGTGCCGCGCGAGAACCAACAGCGGTTGGCGGTCGGTGGCCTCTGGGATATCGACATCGGTCCGGAGCCGCAGTCCCGTCGTGCGCGCGACGATGTCGATGTAGCTCTGCAGCGCGCGTCCAAGAAGGTCGACGTGTGCCTGACGCCAGACCGTGGAATCTCGTTTCCACGGGGGATGAACGAACCAGAGCCGCCAGCACCCGAAGACAAGTCGTAAGTCGAGCACCAGGCTCGCCAACCCGACGCGTACAAGGCGAAGTGCGCGGTGTCGCTTTGTGAAAGGCGCGAGGAGCAGGCACGGAATTGCCGCCAGTCCCAACAGGAGACATAGGGTGCCAATCAGCAACGGCCACAGCGGGTCTCGCAGAATTCGGCGCACCACCTTGGGCGGCACTGGCAGGCTCATGGTGGCCCGCCGGAGGTGCCGAGCGCTTGGGCCAGATAGTCCTGGCCAGCCTTGTGGGCGCTCTCGATGCGACGGGCGATATAGCGCGGGTTCCGATGGAGCAGAGACATCATCGGTGCGTCGTCGACACCACTGGGCATGACGTGGACCTCGACGTCCTTTGGCAGCGCCGCCATCTCTTCGACGTAGCGATGGCGGCGTGCGATCTCGAAGGCGACCTGTGCTGCTTCCCACGGCCACCGGGGCGGCTTCAGTGGCTGTTCAACCCGCCCGACGTGCACCACGAAGACGCGGGTTGCGCCGAGGGTGAGGGCTCGGCTGATCGGGATCGAGTGCACGAGGCCGCCGTCGAGGTAGTGCTCGCCGTCGATTTCGATGCTGGGAAATAGCCCGGGCACGGCGCAGGAAGCGAGGATGGCTGGGGCCGCGAGACCGGAGCTGAACCAGCGAGCCGAGGCGTTCTCAATGCTCGCCGCAACGCATTGGAAGGGCACCGGCATCTGCTCGATCCGCTCCACCGGAAGGTGGGTGTCTAGCAAGTGCAGGAACGGACCTGGCCGCAGGAGATGGGACCTACCCCGCCGCGGGCGAGTGGCCCGCGGTGTCCGTGGCCGATTCGGCGCGCGCAGCAACGGGTCCCGCCATGGTGCGGCCGCGGCCAATTCGTCCCATAAAGCGTGGAGGCGCTGGAGTCCTGCCTGGGTGGGGTCGGCCGCCACGAAGGCGCCATTCACCGCACCAATGCTGGTGCCAAGGACCATGTCGGGCACGATTCCGTCGTCGAGCAAAGCGCGGATCGCGCCAACATGTGTCGCCCCGAGGATGCCACCGCCACCCAGAACGAAGGCCGTTACGGGCCGTAGTGGGGTCAAAGGTTGATCATGTGACCGGCGATGCCCTCGACGGCTTCCTTGACGGCCTCAGAGAGCGTGGGGTGCGCAAACACGTTGCGACTGACTTCGTCCGCCGTCAGATCCCACTTCTGCGCAAGGGTGAGGACGGGAAGCAATTCCGTCACGTCGGGGCCGATCATGTGCGCGCCGAGCAACTCGTTGTGCTTGCCGTCGGCAACGACCTTGACGAAGCCCACGGGGTCTCCAAGGCCCATCGCCTTGCCGTTCGCGCTGAACGGGAAGGTTGCCGTTTTGACGTCGTAGCCGGCGTCTTTGGCCTGCTTCTCGGAAAGCCCAAAGGAGCCAATCTGTGGGTGGCAGTAGGTCGCTCGCGGAACCATCGCGTAGTCGACGGGCATTGTTTCGGCTCCGGCCATCGTTTCGGCCGCGACCACACCCTGCGCTTCGGCGACGTGGGCGAGCATCAACTTCGCGGTGCAGTCGCCAATGGCGTAGACCCCATCGACGTTGGTACGCATGTAGTCGTCAATGGCAATTGCACCCCGGTCAGTCAGTTCAACGCCGGTGGCCTCCAGGCCGTAGCCCTCGACGCGTGGCGCGAAGCCAATTGCGGAGAGGAACTTGTCTGCTTCAAGGGTTTTCTGCTCCCCACCGTCGGCGGGGGAGACGGTCACCTTGACGCCGGAGCCGGTGTCTTCGACGCCTTCGACTTTGGTGCCGAGCAGGACGTTGATCCCCAACTTCTTGTAGTGCTTGAGCAACTCCTTGGAGACTGCTTCATCCTCAGTGGGTACGACTCGGTCGAGGAACTCCACAACCGTGACGTCGACGCCGAAGTTCTTCATGACGTAGGCGAACTCGACGCCGATGGCGCCGGACCCAGCAATGACGATGGAGCCGGGCAGTTCGGGGTCGAGGATCTGCTCCTCATAGGTCACCACGTTCTTGCTGAGTTCGACCCCAGGAAGCATGCGGGTGACCGCGCCCGCAGCGATGATGATGTTGTCGCCGGTGATTTCGCGGGTGCCGCCGTCGGCGTCCGCGACCGAGATGGTCTTGGGGCCAGTGAAGGTGCCCCATCCGTCAATCTCGGTGATCTTGTTCTTCTTCATCAAGAAGTGGACGCCCTTGACGATGCCGGCGCTGACCGCCCGGCTGCGCTCGTGGGTCGGTCCGTACGACATCGTGGCGTCACCCTCGATGCCGTACTTCTTCTTCTCATGGGTCAGCGTGTGTGCGAGTTCAGCGTTCTTGATCAGCGCTTTACTCGGGATGCAGCCCACGTTGAGGCACACACCGCCCCAGTACTTCTTCTCGATGACAGCAGCCTTGAGTCCGAGCTGGGAGGCGCGGATTGCCGCGACATACCCACCAGGACCGGCTCCGAGGACGACAAGGTCAAAGTGATCAGCCACGGGCACGACTCTAACGGGGCGACGGCGGGTGATGTGAGGGGTCCGACACTTCGAGGTCCAATGTCTCAATGACGGCACGAGCGAGTGCGCCGTCACAGATCAAGGTGTCGATAAATCCACCGGCCGCGGCCGCCCGGACGATGGCCGCACGTTCCGGTCCGAAGGGAATCCCGATGACGTGGGGGATCGCCCGCAACTCGTGCGGTCGAAGAGTGATGAGTCGCTCAGCGACTGCTGCTTGAACCGGTATGCCGTTGGCGTCGAGGAAGATTCCAGCAATTTCGCCGATGGCTCCGGCACGGCGAAGTTCTCGGTGTTCGGCTGAGGTCGCTGTATCGAACAGCGAGGAGTCATCGGGCTTCCACGCGCCGATGCCGACCACTGCCACAGTGACGTCCGCAACACGGCCAGCGGTGTCCTTGGCGTCGGGCTGATCACGCAGGATGCGCGCGGCCTCGGCATCGCTGGCCACAAAGGGGGCGTAGAACTGGTGAGCCGTCCCGCCGCCGAGCAGAGCGGCCTCACGCACGAGGTCAAGCGATGAATCGTGGTCTGACCCGGTGCGTAGTGCGCCCGTCAACTGCACCACCTCGATGGGTGGGAGGCCGGGCAAGACGCCCACGACGGCGGCCACCGTGCGTGATGAGGGAAGCCCCAGAATATCGTCAGCGCCAAGGCAGCCGCCGAGCACATCGGCCGCCGCGGCCGCAACGGCGGCACGGCGTGCTGCTGTTGTCTGCTCCGCGCTGTCGACCACGATGACGCGGCGCAGGTTCAATCGCTCGCGGATGGTGTCGGACAGATCAGCGTCCACTCCGGTTGGCGGGTCGACTTCGATACGCACGACGCCGGATTCGCGCGCCTCGACGAGAAGCCGAGCGACCTTGAAGCGGCTCATCGACAACTCGTGCGCGATCTGCACCTTGGATCGATCTTCCAGGTAGTACCGACGCGCGACCGTCGCCAGAAGGTGCCGGTGGCTCTCGCTCACATGCTTCTCCGATCACGATGCGGACGGTGTCGGCAGATCGCACCGCTCGGCGACGTGATCTGGCACACTTCTCTCAGATGTGCACCGTGCGCTCATTTGAGCATACGGCCTGGCGGGTCCCTTGTGAACCGGTGTGAGAGCGCCATCGTGGCGT
This genomic window from Demetria terragena DSM 11295 contains:
- a CDS encoding sugar-binding transcriptional regulator: MSESHRHLLATVARRYYLEDRSKVQIAHELSMSRFKVARLLVEARESGVVRIEVDPPTGVDADLSDTIRERLNLRRVIVVDSAEQTTAARRAAVAAAAADVLGGCLGADDILGLPSSRTVAAVVGVLPGLPPIEVVQLTGALRTGSDHDSSLDLVREAALLGGGTAHQFYAPFVASDAEAARILRDQPDAKDTAGRVADVTVAVVGIGAWKPDDSSLFDTATSAEHRELRRAGAIGEIAGIFLDANGIPVQAAVAERLITLRPHELRAIPHVIGIPFGPERAAIVRAAAAGGFIDTLICDGALARAVIETLDLEVSDPSHHPPSPR
- a CDS encoding patatin-like phospholipase family protein, which translates into the protein MTPLRPVTAFVLGGGGILGATHVGAIRALLDDGIVPDMVLGTSIGAVNGAFVAADPTQAGLQRLHALWDELAAAAPWRDPLLRAPNRPRTPRATRPRRGRSHLLRPGPFLHLLDTHLPVERIEQMPVPFQCVAASIENASARWFSSGLAAPAILASCAVPGLFPSIEIDGEHYLDGGLVHSIPISRALTLGATRVFVVHVGRVEQPLKPPRWPWEAAQVAFEIARRHRYVEEMAALPKDVEVHVMPSGVDDAPMMSLLHRNPRYIARRIESAHKAGQDYLAQALGTSGGPP
- the lpdA gene encoding dihydrolipoyl dehydrogenase, which translates into the protein MADHFDLVVLGAGPGGYVAAIRASQLGLKAAVIEKKYWGGVCLNVGCIPSKALIKNAELAHTLTHEKKKYGIEGDATMSYGPTHERSRAVSAGIVKGVHFLMKKNKITEIDGWGTFTGPKTISVADADGGTREITGDNIIIAAGAVTRMLPGVELSKNVVTYEEQILDPELPGSIVIAGSGAIGVEFAYVMKNFGVDVTVVEFLDRVVPTEDEAVSKELLKHYKKLGINVLLGTKVEGVEDTGSGVKVTVSPADGGEQKTLEADKFLSAIGFAPRVEGYGLEATGVELTDRGAIAIDDYMRTNVDGVYAIGDCTAKLMLAHVAEAQGVVAAETMAGAETMPVDYAMVPRATYCHPQIGSFGLSEKQAKDAGYDVKTATFPFSANGKAMGLGDPVGFVKVVADGKHNELLGAHMIGPDVTELLPVLTLAQKWDLTADEVSRNVFAHPTLSEAVKEAVEGIAGHMINL
- a CDS encoding 1-acyl-sn-glycerol-3-phosphate acyltransferase; protein product: MSLPVPPKVVRRILRDPLWPLLIGTLCLLLGLAAIPCLLLAPFTKRHRALRLVRVGLASLVLDLRLVFGCWRLWFVHPPWKRDSTVWRQAHVDLLGRALQSYIDIVARTTGLRLRTDVDIPEATDRQPLLVLARHVGSGDSLIVVHLVVNVWGRQPRVMLKRFLLWDAAVDLLLGRLDCYFLPPRHLHVTERDRQLEAFARSLDSADALILFPEGGNWSRKRHAESMEWAARQHNSRLRDWIADHPRVLAPRAKGTREMLEENPHLAPVIVTHRGLESTGSPRQIWSSLPLRDPVDVLARAVERPPNHDLNDVEQWLQHYWSRIDRWARNLPSGPRP